In Leptospira harrisiae, a genomic segment contains:
- a CDS encoding ABC transporter ATP-binding protein, with the protein MEPFAIEMKNVHKAFGKRKILQGMNLTVKQGETMVILGPSGTGKSVSLKHITGLLDPDEGDCQIFGESIVNAGEKKREELRSKLGVLFQSGALINWLTVYENVALPLREHKIASGEELDRIVMEKLKWLDLVPAKDTLPSNISGGMKKRVGLARALTSQPKIVLYDEPTSGLDPVMSNVINDLVIRLQKELGLTSIVVTHDMNSAYRIADRISFLYEGKVQFCGTSEEIQKSTNPVIQQFIHGNTVGPMILDHSELKKGKSN; encoded by the coding sequence ATGGAACCTTTTGCCATTGAAATGAAAAACGTCCATAAAGCTTTCGGAAAACGAAAGATATTACAGGGAATGAACTTAACTGTCAAACAAGGTGAAACTATGGTCATCCTTGGACCTTCGGGAACAGGGAAATCAGTCAGCCTAAAACACATCACTGGGTTACTGGACCCTGATGAAGGTGATTGTCAAATTTTTGGAGAATCCATAGTCAATGCAGGTGAAAAAAAAAGAGAAGAACTCCGATCCAAACTGGGAGTTTTATTCCAGTCAGGTGCTCTTATCAATTGGCTCACTGTTTATGAGAATGTAGCCCTTCCTTTGCGGGAACATAAAATTGCATCTGGCGAAGAACTGGATCGTATCGTCATGGAAAAATTAAAATGGTTAGATTTAGTTCCCGCCAAAGATACGTTACCGAGTAATATTTCAGGCGGAATGAAAAAACGTGTGGGCCTTGCACGCGCCCTCACCTCTCAACCTAAAATCGTGTTATACGACGAACCTACTTCAGGCCTTGATCCCGTAATGTCCAATGTCATTAATGATTTAGTCATTCGTTTGCAAAAGGAATTAGGTCTAACATCTATCGTAGTCACACATGATATGAACTCTGCTTACCGAATAGCTGACCGCATTAGTTTTCTTTATGAAGGCAAAGTACAATTTTGTGGGACTTCAGAAGAAATTCAAAAATCAACGAATCCTGTCATCCAACAGTTCATTCATGGAAACACAGTTGGTCCCATGATTCTCGATCATTCCGAATTAAAAAAAGGAAAATCCAATTGA
- the ptsP gene encoding phosphoenolpyruvate--protein phosphotransferase yields the protein MEEKTTFKGISAYPGTVYGKVFRWKQTKRKREDRTDLSPDEIKEEIELLKKGLHKTEEDLADLVQKSKANRELSEILESQIVFLNDPLFRARVFERISQNNESAGLALETAVSSLYDEFQSIPDEFFRERADHILDIGKRIESNLYPDKVADQTKIPDDVILIAKEITPSEMIQLGKSKLRGIATDFGGKTGHTAIIARNYGIPTIVGLKNITSHVEDDDYILLDATKGILNRSPGLDEIKLAGIKSEIHKVQPVREISDGPKEIKTKDGKKFSLRANIDSEDEVDLAFEQGADGIGLVRTEILFIRYVEFKPTEEEQFAVYKRILLKMVGRSVTFRVWDIGADKMENGYEEENPFLGNRGIRYLLRHPHIFKEQLRALLRASEFGTMRIMLPMITTRSEILQTKILLNECLEELKLTGLSITKKIPLGIMVETPACALNLPFLGNHVDFYSVGTNDLLQYLLAVERNNHLVGDLYNPWQVVFLLLLKNIADVANSQKKPISICGEIGSDPMFTAVLIGLGFRDLSSALPLMKEVGEKVQDISTWKAKLLAEQVIQLAGEEKFEEIESLVLQTKG from the coding sequence ATGGAAGAAAAAACCACATTCAAAGGCATTTCCGCCTATCCAGGCACCGTATATGGCAAGGTTTTCCGTTGGAAACAAACCAAACGCAAACGGGAAGATCGTACCGATCTGTCTCCAGATGAAATCAAAGAAGAAATCGAACTCTTAAAAAAAGGCCTTCATAAAACTGAGGAAGATCTTGCAGATCTTGTCCAAAAATCAAAGGCAAACAGAGAACTATCTGAAATCTTAGAATCACAAATTGTTTTTTTAAATGACCCCCTATTTCGTGCTCGAGTTTTTGAAAGAATCTCACAAAACAATGAGTCGGCGGGACTTGCTCTAGAAACAGCCGTTAGTTCTCTATATGATGAATTTCAATCCATTCCCGATGAATTCTTTCGTGAAAGGGCCGATCATATTTTGGATATTGGAAAAAGGATCGAATCCAACCTCTACCCCGATAAAGTCGCAGACCAAACAAAAATCCCCGATGATGTCATCTTAATTGCTAAAGAAATCACTCCTTCGGAGATGATCCAATTGGGAAAAAGCAAACTCAGAGGCATTGCCACTGACTTCGGTGGTAAAACTGGACACACCGCCATCATCGCAAGAAACTACGGAATCCCTACCATTGTAGGCTTAAAAAATATCACCTCACACGTAGAAGACGATGACTATATTTTACTCGATGCCACCAAAGGAATCTTAAACCGCTCTCCAGGACTTGATGAAATCAAACTTGCTGGAATCAAAAGTGAAATCCACAAAGTCCAACCAGTCCGAGAAATCAGTGACGGGCCAAAAGAAATCAAAACCAAAGACGGAAAAAAGTTTTCACTTCGTGCCAACATTGATTCGGAAGACGAGGTAGATTTGGCTTTTGAACAAGGCGCTGATGGAATTGGTCTCGTTCGTACAGAAATTTTATTCATTCGTTATGTGGAATTCAAACCTACAGAAGAAGAACAATTTGCCGTCTACAAACGAATCCTACTTAAGATGGTAGGTCGATCCGTAACCTTTCGGGTATGGGACATTGGTGCTGATAAAATGGAAAATGGATATGAAGAGGAAAATCCCTTTCTTGGTAATAGAGGGATTCGTTACCTCCTAAGGCATCCCCATATTTTTAAGGAACAACTAAGAGCACTTCTCCGGGCAAGTGAATTTGGAACAATGAGAATCATGCTTCCCATGATCACAACTCGATCTGAAATTCTCCAAACTAAAATTTTATTGAATGAGTGTTTAGAGGAATTAAAACTAACAGGTTTATCCATTACTAAAAAGATCCCACTTGGAATTATGGTGGAAACACCTGCATGTGCATTAAACTTACCATTTCTAGGAAATCACGTTGACTTTTACAGTGTAGGAACCAACGACCTATTGCAATACCTTCTAGCCGTAGAACGTAACAATCATTTGGTGGGAGATTTATATAATCCTTGGCAAGTGGTATTTTTATTGTTATTAAAAAACATTGCCGATGTAGCCAATTCCCAAAAGAAACCCATCAGCATTTGTGGTGAAATTGGAAGTGATCCGATGTTCACTGCTGTACTCATTGGACTTGGATTTCGTGATTTGAGTTCAGCACTTCCTCTTATGAAAGAAGTGGGAGAAAAAGTACAAGATATTTCTACTTGGAAAGCAAAACTTCTAGCGGAACAAGTGATCCAACTGGCAGGTGAAGAAAAATTCGAGGAAATAGAATCCTTGGTATTACAAACCAAGGGGTAA
- the mce gene encoding mammalian cell entry protein Mce, whose translation MPTIGRALIVGLLFIFSLVAVGYFTIVTEGGPFQKSGYQLPVYFPDAEGIKIGNKVTIHGVPFGYVSKIRLVQIDEYGNLLPEGETGIGTKVELTLLLKGKVQLFSNYEITIKNESLLSGRVVSLDPGSKFPVDPKTKEYLMSEPALTKVEISPRSGKIMPIQGKVTQDPLVSLSELIAENRSDIRKTVQNIAGITGKINEGQGTLGKLINESDVHKSVNTTLGDAQVVLKELREGLEDTREQAPVTSFIRSALSAF comes from the coding sequence ATGCCTACCATAGGTCGCGCTCTCATCGTCGGACTTCTTTTTATCTTTTCACTTGTGGCTGTGGGTTATTTTACCATTGTCACAGAAGGGGGACCGTTTCAAAAATCTGGTTACCAACTCCCAGTGTATTTTCCCGATGCAGAGGGAATTAAAATAGGAAACAAAGTCACCATCCATGGGGTTCCTTTTGGGTATGTTTCAAAAATCCGTTTGGTGCAAATTGATGAATATGGAAATCTTCTTCCTGAAGGAGAAACAGGAATTGGGACCAAGGTGGAACTTACCCTTCTATTAAAAGGCAAAGTGCAACTTTTCTCCAATTACGAAATCACTATCAAAAACGAAAGTTTACTTTCTGGTCGAGTGGTATCTTTGGATCCCGGTTCCAAGTTTCCCGTAGATCCTAAAACCAAAGAATATCTGATGTCAGAACCAGCTCTTACCAAAGTGGAGATTTCACCTCGGTCGGGAAAAATAATGCCAATCCAAGGCAAGGTCACCCAAGACCCTTTGGTTTCCCTATCCGAACTCATTGCGGAAAACCGTTCCGACATTCGTAAAACCGTCCAAAACATCGCAGGTATCACAGGAAAGATTAACGAAGGCCAAGGGACTCTCGGTAAACTCATCAACGAAAGTGATGTTCACAAGTCGGTGAACACAACACTTGGAGACGCCCAAGTGGTTTTGAAGGAGCTTCGCGAAGGTCTGGAAGACACAAGGGAACAAGCCCCTGTAACTAGTTTTATTCGTTCGGCACTCAGTGCATTTTAA
- the lpxC gene encoding UDP-3-O-acyl-N-acetylglucosamine deacetylase — protein MVTAIHRKTIQNSITLRGIGVHSGKMVTLRLHPAEANTGLIFYLYKGTQKIRIPVSLDHVVDTSNATTIGDGSSNRVQTIEHLLAAVHTLGITDCIFEIDSVEVPIMDGSSLPFWEGIRSAGIRVLDETIEPITISNPIWVVDGDKYLVMLPSDELKVTYSIDFNHPLLRGQSYTTTLDESILGTDILPARTFGFLKDVEALQARGLAMGGSLDNAVVLTDDGYLNDTLRYDNECVRHKILDLIGDLAVMGRPFRGHLIASKAGHALDISLAKCIMSQVTGNELTQFKSKRIPLFSKKQAVR, from the coding sequence ATGGTAACGGCGATACACAGAAAAACGATCCAAAACTCCATCACACTTAGGGGAATTGGGGTCCATTCCGGTAAAATGGTGACTTTACGGCTCCATCCGGCGGAAGCAAATACAGGACTTATCTTTTACCTCTACAAAGGTACCCAGAAAATCAGAATTCCAGTCTCTCTCGACCATGTGGTCGATACTAGTAACGCCACTACCATTGGGGATGGAAGTTCCAACCGAGTACAAACCATCGAACACCTACTCGCGGCAGTTCATACTTTAGGCATTACTGATTGTATTTTTGAAATTGATTCAGTTGAAGTTCCTATTATGGACGGATCCTCACTTCCTTTTTGGGAAGGAATCCGCTCTGCTGGTATCCGGGTTCTAGATGAAACCATTGAACCCATAACCATTTCCAACCCGATTTGGGTTGTGGACGGGGACAAATACCTCGTCATGTTGCCTTCTGACGAACTCAAAGTCACTTATAGCATCGATTTCAACCACCCGCTTCTGCGTGGCCAATCCTATACAACAACTCTGGATGAATCCATTTTGGGAACGGACATTCTCCCTGCTCGAACTTTTGGATTTTTGAAAGATGTGGAAGCCCTCCAAGCCCGTGGCCTTGCTATGGGTGGGTCACTAGACAATGCTGTCGTTTTGACCGATGACGGTTATTTAAACGATACGTTACGTTATGACAACGAATGTGTGCGCCACAAAATCCTAGATCTCATTGGGGATTTGGCAGTGATGGGAAGGCCTTTCCGAGGACACCTCATCGCCTCCAAAGCGGGCCATGCTTTAGACATCTCTCTTGCCAAATGCATTATGAGCCAAGTCACTGGGAACGAACTCACCCAATTCAAAAGCAAACGAATTCCGCTCTTTTCTAAAAAACAAGCGGTTCGCTAG
- a CDS encoding YopX family protein: MAFTIRFRVWDKQEKEFTQKGFSLTLDGKLLKFGQPITNEDNYVVNSFTGLKDKYDKDLFEEDIIEHTVAKGGNLTQHTGVIRYNNEHGAFYLENGPPILQLFSIRKVGNPYENPILYDLYLKSKS; the protein is encoded by the coding sequence ATGGCATTTACAATTCGGTTCCGAGTTTGGGACAAACAAGAAAAAGAATTCACTCAGAAAGGCTTTAGTTTAACCCTCGATGGGAAACTTTTGAAGTTTGGACAACCAATCACGAATGAAGACAACTACGTTGTAAATAGTTTCACTGGACTCAAAGACAAATACGACAAAGATTTATTTGAAGAAGACATCATTGAACACACGGTTGCTAAAGGCGGAAACCTAACACAACATACTGGTGTGATTCGATACAACAATGAACATGGTGCTTTTTATTTGGAAAATGGTCCCCCCATTCTACAACTCTTCTCCATTCGAAAAGTAGGAAATCCTTATGAAAATCCTATACTATATGATTTGTATTTAAAAAGTAAATCTTGA
- a CDS encoding cob(I)yrinic acid a,c-diamide adenosyltransferase, which translates to MKIYTKFGDGGQTYLASGIKVSKTDPRVDLYGSCDELNSTLGLAISFAKDLSLEPAFFDYLSKIQSFLFEIGSELAGYVPRDSKEGTVVHSSDVESLEKEIDRLMEVLPEIKFFILPGGSSMSGALHIARTICRRLERDLLVYIESGGEIHSDLRIYLNRLSDYLFAAARFVNHTIGQEETIWKSRTK; encoded by the coding sequence TTGAAAATCTACACCAAATTCGGCGATGGTGGTCAGACCTACCTTGCATCCGGAATCAAAGTTTCGAAAACGGATCCAAGAGTGGATCTCTATGGAAGTTGTGATGAATTGAATAGCACCCTTGGGCTTGCCATTTCGTTTGCCAAAGATCTTTCACTTGAGCCTGCATTTTTTGATTATTTAAGCAAGATCCAAAGTTTTCTTTTTGAAATTGGATCAGAACTTGCTGGATACGTGCCCCGAGATTCAAAAGAAGGAACCGTTGTTCATAGCTCTGATGTAGAAAGTTTGGAAAAGGAAATTGATCGTTTGATGGAAGTCCTTCCTGAAATTAAATTCTTTATTTTGCCAGGAGGATCTTCAATGTCAGGTGCCCTCCATATAGCTCGGACGATTTGTAGAAGACTAGAAAGAGATCTACTTGTATATATTGAATCCGGTGGAGAAATCCATTCCGATTTACGTATTTACCTCAATCGTCTTTCTGATTATTTATTTGCGGCAGCACGTTTTGTGAATCATACAATTGGACAAGAGGAAACCATTTGGAAAAGTCGAACCAAATAA
- a CDS encoding YbaB/EbfC family nucleoid-associated protein, translating to MFGGAGGNKFDMLKQMKKMRSQVKTMEKELAGLNFVGISKNKLLSVTLDGKFQMKSIQIEDELLDKKDKNLLEKSIQEAYTKALQDAQAGAAKQMQAMGGFPGLGM from the coding sequence ATGTTCGGTGGAGCGGGCGGAAACAAGTTTGATATGCTCAAACAAATGAAAAAAATGCGATCGCAGGTCAAAACCATGGAAAAGGAACTTGCAGGTCTCAATTTCGTAGGAATTTCAAAAAACAAACTTCTCTCTGTGACCTTGGATGGCAAATTCCAAATGAAATCCATTCAGATTGAAGATGAATTGCTTGATAAAAAAGATAAAAATCTTCTAGAAAAGTCCATCCAAGAAGCCTATACAAAGGCATTACAGGACGCACAAGCAGGTGCCGCCAAACAAATGCAAGCTATGGGTGGGTTTCCAGGACTCGGAATGTAA
- a CDS encoding flagellin: protein MIINHNISALVAKRALTNTGRDMDKSMEHLATGMRINRPGDDSLGFAMSEKLRSQIRGLGQAERNTQDGMSFLQVTEGSLDQVNSILQRLRELSVQSSNGIYSNEDRKLVQLEVSQLVEEVERIGTSAEFNKIKPLDGRFSRASKNPMTLQVGANGNEKIELYINTMTSSSLKLKTAGNKLTLSTPTKASDSLQVLDDAITKVNRLRSDLGAYYNRLDLTLKSLSNNYVNIVSSESQVRDADMATEMVEYSKNQILTKSGVAMLAQANIRPESVVKLLTDRY, encoded by the coding sequence ATGATTATCAATCACAACATCAGCGCGCTTGTCGCAAAGCGGGCGCTCACAAACACCGGGCGTGACATGGATAAATCCATGGAGCACCTAGCAACGGGTATGCGAATCAATCGACCTGGAGATGATTCTCTTGGGTTCGCCATGTCCGAAAAATTAAGATCACAAATTCGGGGACTTGGCCAAGCAGAACGAAATACCCAGGATGGTATGTCGTTCCTTCAAGTCACCGAAGGATCTTTAGACCAAGTAAACTCAATCTTACAGAGGTTACGCGAACTTTCCGTTCAATCGTCAAACGGGATTTACTCAAACGAAGACAGAAAACTTGTCCAGTTAGAAGTATCCCAACTAGTCGAGGAAGTGGAACGAATCGGAACATCTGCAGAGTTTAACAAAATCAAGCCGTTGGATGGAAGGTTCTCTCGTGCTTCCAAAAATCCAATGACCTTACAAGTGGGTGCGAACGGAAATGAGAAAATTGAACTCTACATCAATACGATGACAAGTTCTTCTCTCAAACTAAAAACCGCAGGTAACAAGCTGACCCTATCAACACCAACGAAGGCTTCCGATTCTCTCCAGGTATTGGATGATGCAATCACAAAAGTCAATCGTTTGCGATCTGACCTTGGAGCCTATTACAATCGATTGGATTTAACATTGAAATCACTAAGTAATAACTATGTGAATATTGTTTCATCTGAATCGCAAGTAAGGGATGCTGATATGGCAACGGAGATGGTAGAATATTCAAAAAACCAAATCCTAACGAAATCAGGTGTGGCTATGCTCGCACAAGCGAACATTCGACCGGAATCCGTAGTAAAACTCCTCACGGACAGATACTAA
- a CDS encoding ParA family protein has protein sequence MKVISISNIKGGSGKSTTAAHLACALARRGKTLVIDMDMQGDLTDFCLPDLDLTQLEEANVMSVLLGMKRITDCIRETKTFDVLPSTLSLAKLTKYNLDSTSLCLQFKRALEEVRNKYKFVIIDTPGSAKHELTTAIYNSELILIPVTPSKWTIRAVNLLLDEISQTETIFSQKKKIAFVPSWFGPSKKHRDLLEKLKQIEEIPTLCEIPKSETIKTKTEKQESLKKDSNAWHAFDVLADESIVLVDPENSILSMKP, from the coding sequence ATGAAGGTTATCTCGATTTCCAATATCAAGGGGGGGAGTGGAAAATCCACTACAGCCGCCCACCTGGCTTGTGCCCTTGCCAGACGGGGAAAAACATTGGTCATCGACATGGACATGCAAGGTGATTTAACAGACTTTTGTTTGCCTGATCTGGATCTTACGCAACTAGAGGAAGCCAATGTTATGAGTGTCCTGCTTGGAATGAAACGGATTACTGATTGTATTCGAGAAACGAAAACCTTCGATGTTTTGCCATCCACTCTGAGTTTAGCAAAACTCACAAAATACAATCTGGATTCAACAAGCCTTTGCCTTCAATTCAAACGTGCCTTAGAAGAAGTACGGAATAAATATAAATTTGTGATCATCGATACACCGGGTTCTGCCAAACATGAACTCACCACTGCCATTTATAATTCGGAATTAATTTTAATACCAGTGACTCCAAGTAAGTGGACCATTCGGGCTGTGAACTTATTATTAGATGAAATTTCTCAAACAGAAACAATTTTTAGTCAAAAGAAAAAAATTGCCTTTGTTCCTTCCTGGTTTGGACCTTCTAAGAAACACAGAGATTTACTAGAGAAACTAAAACAGATAGAAGAAATTCCAACGCTTTGTGAAATTCCTAAATCAGAAACCATCAAAACCAAAACAGAAAAACAGGAGAGCTTAAAAAAAGACAGTAATGCTTGGCATGCCTTTGATGTGTTGGCTGACGAATCCATTGTTTTAGTGGATCCAGAAAATTCAATTCTATCCATGAAACCTTAA
- a CDS encoding OmpA family protein — MKQIISGLLSLSLLSTISCGLSENTKRLILSTSIGCGVGLALGAVYDETQRKKDSKDKKNDIQRQIKSSLAMEKKKPQNKGKIVGLGAGCLAGLGTGFYLNTMYDNMAEEMKKQGITLAKSERGGETVALTATMDGGIAFEDGKADLKGKGKENIDKLAEALAAYPETKINISGHANKTGGEDLNLSLSKDRAVTAKNALTSNGVENKRIGTVEGLGSSTPLKGVDPKDGSNRRVEVEIVPAS, encoded by the coding sequence TTGAAACAAATCATCTCAGGACTACTTTCCCTATCATTACTTTCCACAATCTCTTGTGGATTATCTGAAAATACAAAAAGACTCATCCTAAGCACTTCCATTGGATGCGGTGTTGGTCTAGCACTAGGTGCTGTTTACGATGAAACACAACGTAAAAAAGATTCTAAAGACAAAAAGAACGACATCCAAAGACAAATCAAATCCTCATTGGCTATGGAAAAGAAAAAACCACAAAACAAGGGTAAGATTGTAGGACTCGGAGCAGGTTGTTTGGCAGGTCTTGGAACAGGTTTTTATCTCAACACAATGTATGACAACATGGCGGAAGAGATGAAAAAACAAGGTATCACACTAGCTAAAAGTGAAAGAGGTGGGGAAACTGTTGCACTCACTGCGACTATGGACGGTGGGATTGCTTTCGAAGATGGAAAGGCTGACTTAAAAGGAAAAGGAAAAGAAAACATTGATAAGTTGGCAGAAGCTCTTGCTGCTTATCCTGAAACCAAAATCAATATTTCCGGGCATGCAAATAAAACTGGTGGCGAAGACCTAAACCTAAGCCTTTCGAAAGACCGTGCAGTGACAGCAAAAAATGCACTCACTTCCAATGGAGTGGAAAACAAACGAATTGGAACCGTAGAGGGACTTGGCTCTTCAACTCCGTTGAAAGGAGTTGATCCGAAAGACGGTTCGAACCGTCGCGTGGAAGTGGAAATCGTTCCAGCTTCCTAA
- a CDS encoding cyclic nucleotide-binding domain-containing protein: MIHPNSPYKRIWDLFVFICITYFAIEVPIRLVFHYKLSAGVNYFERAIQIVFGIDVLLNFNTAILKDRLLIHNRRIVTKTYLRSWFLIDFLSAFPFDLFGGFFFQYFGVTDSLKILRLLRSVRVFELFKSLRLLALGADSDDRFKLVEVINPMTFRLIFFVYWTSLFAHWVACGWIHLGPEFLADKDITTRYIRALYWSVTTLTTIGYGDITPVTNSQTIYTMGVMILGVGIYGYVIGNIATLLSNLDISRVTFQEKLNTIDSFIKYKKLPPNLANRIRSYYVNLWENKHGIDETEIWDQLPSGIKIDVSMFLHNHLISVVPFFKNAPEELKREVVLELKPSFYMKGDVIFREGDVPHNMYFLSKGHVEVIKEKSGELLATLNSGSFFGEMSLIDDSLRTATIRAGSYCDVYTLGKDRFAEILKHHPGFAQHIQGIAEERKKNQASKSNPNESQ; this comes from the coding sequence ATGATCCATCCAAATTCTCCATACAAACGAATCTGGGATCTTTTTGTATTTATTTGTATTACCTACTTTGCCATTGAAGTGCCGATTCGGTTGGTTTTTCATTATAAACTTTCTGCAGGTGTGAACTACTTTGAAAGAGCGATCCAAATTGTGTTTGGAATCGATGTCCTGCTCAATTTTAATACAGCAATTTTAAAAGACAGACTCCTCATTCATAACCGAAGGATAGTCACAAAAACTTATTTGCGTTCCTGGTTCCTCATCGATTTTTTATCAGCATTTCCTTTTGATCTTTTTGGGGGATTTTTTTTCCAATACTTCGGAGTGACAGATAGTTTAAAGATTTTACGACTACTCCGTTCCGTTCGCGTGTTCGAATTATTTAAATCACTTCGACTTTTGGCATTGGGAGCTGATTCTGATGACCGATTTAAACTAGTAGAAGTAATCAATCCTATGACCTTTCGTTTGATCTTCTTTGTTTATTGGACTTCTCTTTTTGCACACTGGGTCGCTTGTGGATGGATCCACCTTGGACCAGAATTTTTGGCAGATAAAGACATTACGACAAGATACATTCGTGCCTTGTATTGGTCAGTGACAACTCTCACCACCATTGGGTATGGTGACATCACTCCTGTGACAAACAGCCAAACCATTTATACAATGGGAGTGATGATTTTAGGTGTAGGTATTTATGGGTATGTGATTGGTAATATTGCCACCCTACTTTCCAACTTAGATATTTCTCGAGTTACCTTCCAAGAAAAGTTAAATACAATTGATAGTTTTATAAAATATAAAAAACTGCCGCCGAACTTAGCCAATCGGATTCGATCTTACTATGTCAATCTTTGGGAAAACAAACATGGGATTGATGAAACTGAGATTTGGGACCAACTTCCCTCTGGAATCAAAATTGACGTTTCCATGTTTTTACATAACCATTTGATTTCAGTAGTTCCATTTTTCAAAAATGCACCCGAGGAATTAAAAAGGGAAGTAGTGTTAGAACTAAAACCTTCATTTTATATGAAAGGAGATGTAATTTTTAGAGAAGGTGATGTTCCGCACAATATGTACTTTTTATCAAAAGGCCACGTAGAGGTTATCAAAGAGAAATCGGGTGAACTTCTCGCAACATTAAATTCTGGATCATTTTTTGGTGAAATGAGTTTAATCGATGATTCATTGCGTACTGCAACGATTCGAGCAGGATCTTATTGTGATGTTTATACTTTGGGTAAAGACCGTTTTGCCGAAATTTTAAAACACCATCCTGGATTCGCCCAACACATCCAAGGAATCGCAGAAGAACGAAAAAAAAACCAAGCTTCCAAATCAAATCCAAATGAAAGTCAGTAA
- a CDS encoding peptide MFS transporter, with amino-acid sequence MEKSNQIKLHKHPKGISPLFLTEMWERLSYYGMRALLVLYLVKSLGFSDADAGAVYAFYTSFVYLTPVLGGYLTDRFLSYQFSIYLGSFLMLCGHVSLAFSDLSFFYLGLVLLALGNGFFKPNMSTIFGRLYNEKPGLRDSGFTIFYMGINLGGLLGPILCGTLGEQVDWHLGFLSAGVGMAIGMVVFYFGSKRLPKSIWQKQKDQFLQTNISSTDHQTKPKILLIVLLSVFSIFFWMAFEQMGTSLNLFALRNTDRSLFGVEIPASVLQSINPLFILVFGPLVSFLWVSLARKNQNPNPVLKFVLSLVLLGIGFLVMVIAAKVAETGISVSILFLVLVYFWNTLSELCLSPVGLSFVSFMAPAKYASLLMGIWFLSNAFGHYAAGILSGYQNQWGSMTVFYGFFVLCSWCGAILLYGIYLWKKKSILHLLGSGKKEETVLFETN; translated from the coding sequence TTGGAAAAGTCGAACCAAATAAAATTACACAAACATCCAAAGGGTATCTCACCACTTTTTCTCACTGAGATGTGGGAACGATTGAGTTATTATGGAATGAGGGCTCTCCTTGTTTTGTATTTGGTGAAGTCCCTTGGTTTTTCTGATGCAGATGCTGGTGCAGTGTATGCATTTTATACGAGTTTTGTGTATTTAACGCCTGTTCTTGGGGGATATTTAACCGACCGTTTCCTTAGTTATCAGTTTTCTATTTATTTGGGCAGTTTTTTGATGTTATGTGGGCATGTCTCACTTGCGTTTTCCGATTTGTCATTTTTCTATTTAGGTCTCGTGTTACTTGCTTTAGGAAATGGATTTTTTAAACCAAATATGTCTACAATCTTTGGAAGGTTATACAATGAAAAACCTGGATTACGAGACAGCGGTTTTACTATCTTCTATATGGGAATTAATTTAGGTGGCCTCCTTGGTCCCATCCTTTGTGGTACTTTAGGGGAACAAGTGGATTGGCATTTGGGTTTTTTATCTGCTGGTGTGGGAATGGCTATTGGAATGGTAGTATTTTATTTTGGTAGCAAACGATTACCTAAATCCATTTGGCAAAAACAAAAGGACCAATTCTTGCAAACTAATATCAGTTCAACGGACCATCAAACCAAACCAAAAATATTACTCATAGTCCTACTTTCGGTATTTAGCATTTTCTTTTGGATGGCTTTTGAACAGATGGGTACTTCTCTCAACTTATTTGCATTACGAAATACGGATCGTTCTCTTTTTGGTGTAGAGATACCAGCTTCGGTTTTGCAATCCATCAACCCTTTGTTTATTCTGGTATTCGGACCTTTGGTTTCTTTTTTATGGGTTTCCTTAGCTAGGAAGAATCAAAACCCAAATCCAGTATTAAAATTTGTTTTGAGTTTGGTTTTACTTGGAATTGGTTTTCTTGTGATGGTGATTGCGGCAAAAGTTGCAGAAACCGGAATTTCTGTTTCTATTTTATTTTTAGTATTAGTTTATTTTTGGAATACATTGAGTGAACTTTGTCTTTCACCAGTTGGACTTTCCTTTGTCAGTTTTATGGCACCTGCCAAATATGCTTCTCTTCTTATGGGAATTTGGTTTTTATCGAATGCCTTCGGTCATTATGCTGCGGGAATTCTTTCGGGATACCAAAACCAGTGGGGAAGTATGACTGTTTTTTATGGTTTTTTTGTACTTTGTTCGTGGTGTGGAGCGATTCTTTTGTATGGAATTTATCTATGGAAAAAAAAATCCATTTTGCATTTGTTAGGAAGTGGTAAAAAAGAAGAAACTGTTTTGTTCGAAACAAATTGA